The following is a genomic window from Methylomarinum vadi.
GGCTCCACTGGCATACAAACCCAACGCGAAAATCATCAGTACTCTGGACATTGGTATCAGCCGAGCTTTTTCACCCGTTCCGCAGGACTGATCACATCAGTCAATCTGATTCCAAACTTATCATTAACCACAACCACCTCGCCATGGGCGATCAGGGTGCCATTAACCAAAACATCCATCGGCTCGCCAGCCAAGCGATCCAACTCGACGACGGACCCTTGGTTCAGTTGCAGTAGATTTCGGATATTGATCTTGGTACGGCCTATTTCCATGGAGATGGTGACCGGCACATCGAGAATAACATCGAGTTTTAACTCCTCGTTATCCAACGGCGAGGCACTGTTAGCCTGCTGACCGTCGAATTCCGGAAACTCAGCCGAGTCGTAACCCGAACCTTTACCGGCTTCCGCCTGCTCTTTCAACGCTACGTCCCAATCGTCCCCGGCACTGCCCTCAGCCTGTTCCTCCATCGCCGCCGCCCAATCGTCGCCTAATTCTTCGTTATCGTTTTCGCTCATGCTATACCTGCCTTTGTATATAATCTGAAAGCCGTGGAAGCTAGCTCCACTTGCTTAACCCGGCTTTGTCAATGGTGTGCTATTAGTCTTCAAGCCATTGATTAATATACGTTAAAAATCATGCCGGCTTCCTTGTTTATAGCGCCATAAAAATCATTTATTCATTATTTATCAATATCTTACAAATTTCGGTGACAAGGTTGGATTAATAAGTTTAATGGAATTTGCTTCACCGCGGCACTAATGTCAGAGTCTAGAGCGTCTCCTGACTCAATTTTTCCAGAATCTGTACTGCATAATTACCGTCCGACAGCCCCAGTTTTCCTTTGAACACGGGGATCTCCTCGGCATACAATGTCACCATTTCGGGCATCTCGACCGGTATTACGTCACCGGCACGAAATTTCATCACATCTCTTAAAGGAACTTCCTTTTCGAACAAAATGCTGCTGAGTTCAACCTCGCCGCGCATGACTTCATTGCGCAGCGACTCTTGCCACCGGCCGTCGACTTCTCCCCGATCGCTGGTAACCGCATCGAGCAATTCCCGAATCGGTTCTATCATGGTATAGGGCATGGCGATATTAAGATCGCCGCCGCCACCTTCCAATTCGACATGAATCGTCGAAATGACGACAATTTCCGAAGGACTGACGATATTGGCAAATTGCGGATTGACTTCCGAATTCATGTATTCGAAATTCATATCCATGACCGGTTTCCAGGCCTCTTGCAAGTCCTTGAAAACCATGTCGAGAATCAAACGAATGACGCGCATCTCGGTCGGGGTGAATTCGCGTCCTTCCACTTTGTTGTAAAACTGGCCGCCACCGCCGAAAAAATTGTCTACCGCGGTAAACACCAATCTGGGCTCCATGACGAT
Proteins encoded in this region:
- the fliN gene encoding flagellar motor switch protein FliN, with translation MSENDNEELGDDWAAAMEEQAEGSAGDDWDVALKEQAEAGKGSGYDSAEFPEFDGQQANSASPLDNEELKLDVILDVPVTISMEIGRTKINIRNLLQLNQGSVVELDRLAGEPMDVLVNGTLIAHGEVVVVNDKFGIRLTDVISPAERVKKLG
- the fliM gene encoding flagellar motor switch protein FliM, with amino-acid sequence MSTADLLSQDEIDALLHGVDEGEVETEAPEEEGEQGARVYDFTSQERIVRGRMPTLEMVNERFARYFRISLFNFLRRSAEISVSGIQVQKFSEFIQSLFVPTNLNIIRMSPLRGRALIVMEPRLVFTAVDNFFGGGGQFYNKVEGREFTPTEMRVIRLILDMVFKDLQEAWKPVMDMNFEYMNSEVNPQFANIVSPSEIVVISTIHVELEGGGGDLNIAMPYTMIEPIRELLDAVTSDRGEVDGRWQESLRNEVMRGEVELSSILFEKEVPLRDVMKFRAGDVIPVEMPEMVTLYAEEIPVFKGKLGLSDGNYAVQILEKLSQETL